ATAGTAAGACCTTCATAGTAGGAATAAGGGCAATTTCAGGGCAACTGTCTGAAAGCACCCTCTTCAGATTAGCAGCAACAAGCAAAGACTCAAGCTGGTGCATAACTGATGGAGCAAATGAGAAGGAATACAATGTATTTACAGATACTGGGGATAGAATCAAGTAACATAGCTCGGGAGGCAATTCCACAGAAGCATTACTGGGTTCTGCATAAACAAAATGTAACATTAAACAGACAGTTAATGATACATTGAGATACGAAACAGGTTGGTCTATCTTAacatctttttgcatttgtgctttTGCATTTACAAATGAAAATGTGTCGCGGGATGATCAGAAAGGCTATCATCTAGTCTGGCATTTAAGCATAAAGTTCCTTCATAGCATCTTTAAATAAGGCATAGAGGAATCATTATGGCAGACATTCACTAAGAGCTGTATGGTTCAACTCATTCTTGGCATGTATTACTATGTGAAATAAGATTTTGGGTGGAGAAACCACCACATTATAATTTGTCCTccagatgaaaaaaaatatgaatattttcatcccaaaaaaataatacattAAGAGAGCAGATAAAAACCTCTCTGCTTCCGTTGCCGCTGATGACTACTTGGCACATGAAATATGTACCTCCCCTTCAGAAGGAACTCGTCTTCAACACATAACTTGATGCCATGCCTGCAATAATATTATACtgagaacttgaccatggatacTCCGTGCAAAGGTACAAAACTGCTCAAGTATATtgtcaaatcaaaatttcagTTAGAATTATTTACCTTTCTTTGTAGTGCTTTTTATATGTTGTAACTGTCCCATCTCTCTTCGTTAAAAGTGAATTTGCAttcttatcataaaaaaaaccaGTAACGCAGAAAATCTGACCGTTATGAGGTGTAAAGACCAGGGAACGCTCCAGTAAACAGCGAGATACAAGGCCATTTTGTATTCTTACACGATGAGTGCAACACTTTGAGTAATCCGCACAGATGTGATCGTCCATTGAAAATAACACAGAGAGGACAGATCTCCAATCTATAATGCCTTGTGTTGGATAAACACTAGCATGTGGTAGGAGAAGATAATCAACATCAGGAGCTCTCACCAAATTTAAACCATCTAATGTTTCCATCAGTTTAGTCTCACTGTGATATAAAAGCACACTGAGAAGAGTTATCTGGAATTTCTTGCAGAGTAGCACCTGCAACATGATTTAAGAAAGAGGTAAATTAAGAGCCACCTCAAAATTTTTAGTGAACCTGCACAGAGCTTCCCTAGGTAGCAAAAAATTTCACTGAAAACTACCATTCTAGAACAAATGTAGACATGACGTTCAAAATATCATTCTTGTCCAATAAAAGACTAATAAAACAGCTCACCTGCTGCTCATCAAGATGAATCTCTCCCACATACCTCACTTTCACTGACAACAATCCCCTGGAAACTTCTAATGCAAAAGGCATATCACAAATATCAGCTTCCAATTCACTCATCGTAGCAAGAACAATATCCTGAACTGTTGCATCATATTCGAAGTCCTGCCTCAACTCAATCACGTAGCAATGATACAGTGTCTTGGACTTATCGGACAGATGATTGACCAGCTCAGGAGGGAAGTAAGTAGGTTGGTCTTCATTATGGGATTCATTACCTTTCATCAAGAAAGAGACACAAGCCATAGAAAGTAGAGTAAGTGTATAAAGGAATCGGGAAgaaaaaatttctaggtttaaggCCATATCATCTTGACAAATTCGAATTATGAAGAAGAGAATGCTGAACTTTAGAAGCTAGATAACAGAATACCAACTACAGGGGCACTAGCTTCCTCCACAACAATCGCAGGGATAAGATTGTCTGTCAAAGCACCAATCATGTGAAGTTGTTTGCATGCTTCAAAACATGCCATTTGCTTCAGCGTCTTAAGATTGCCTTGGACACAAACAGTTTGTAGGGGGCAACTCTTTGGAAGATAAAGAACGCACTTGTTAATCTCCTCATCTATGACACACCTCGGAGCAGGCTTGAAGTAACTgcatatttaaatcaccatgaAGCACATAGAAGAACATGAGAGATGTGCATTTCGCTGCGGAAATCgaaggttgaaaaaaaaaaaagtaacttcagaaaaaaacaaaatgagacGTAACTAACCTATCAGAAGGAAGCCTAGAGCAATAAAAGTATAGCAAGCCAACACTGGAAGAAAGAGTAACAATTGCTCCAGTGTCTGCCACCTGATAACTTTCTTCATCATACAAGTTGCCATTAAGAGGTTCACATGGAAGGGAAGCGTGGAGTAGAGATTCCTTTCTCATTGTCTCCCCACTAGAGAGGTACTTTTCAAGACGAGATTGCGTTGAAGAATCCCCACTAAATCATAGCAAAGAAGGTATTACAAGAAGAATTGACTAACAAATGTCaatgaaaacagaaaagataaaTTATCTATTGGCATCCACTATAATTTTCAGCAGTGACAGATAAAGAGGGACACCAAACTATATAAGCTCAGTAAAAATGTCACCTCTTCACCATCAACAAATAGTCCGAATTCTGCATTCTTGCACGGCCTCGGGATTGGATAAAACTGCTAACTGTGGTACATGGGTCAAACCTAATGACTGAGTTACAGCTCTGCACATCTAGACCCTCTTCAAGAATTGACGTTGCAACAATGACATTCAcctgacaaaaggaaaaaacttaAGCAgtttgttagagtaattaaagaTTAAACCCATGCCTTcataacagcttaagcttttaaaacagtcggttgtggtcccacaaaatctcacatgatatcagAAGAGGAGGTTctgagtttaaatcttttcaaGCCCCCATTTACCTCCCCAATCAAATATGTCCAAGCTTAGTACTAGTCAAAAACACCAGCCTAAGCATGAGGAGGAGTGTTAAAGAGTAATTAAAGATTAAACCACGCCTTTATTTAATAACTTAAGCTTGTAGAACAGTTGGCTGTGGTCCAAAAAAATCTCACACAGTACACAATGAAGAAgttaacaaaagttatgacatggGGAAACAAAGAAAACGAACCTTCCCATTACGGAAATCCTCCACAATTTCATTTTGTCGCTTCCTTGTCTGTGATAGCAAACCAGAGTTATTTCCTGCTATGTATTTGGTCTTCCAGTTACAGTACTTCGGAAGCACCTCACTTAGCAAAGACTGCAGTACAATAGCTGTAATAACCCTCTCTACAAAGATTATACATCTGATATCATGAATATCCCTGAAAAGAAGGGAAGTTTCTTTATGCAGGTTCACATGTAATTTGAAACAATAAGGATTCTATGGGAGATCTTGCATTCATATACCTACCTGTACTCAAGTAAGGATTCAATGAGACAAACAACTTTACAAGTTATGAGCCCAGCATCCACATCTGCTTGGACATTATCACCAGCTGACCAGTTTGGATCTTTAGaaggcgagagagagaaatataTCAAACAGAGCATCACACTTTGGATAGTTACAAGCAGTATTCATCAAATTACCTGAAGGTATGCAAGCCGAGAACGCATTGAGGACATCTTGGCTGAAGTCCTTCACAATTGTCTCACCAAACAAGTCTAAGTTCCCCCAAGATAAATCATTAACTTCACGACATGATATTGACTGTGCAGCCTATTACTGGAATAAGCAGTTAATTATACTGTCTAATGGAAAGATGGCAGAAgtaaacagaaaaagaagaatagcAC
The genomic region above belongs to Rhodamnia argentea isolate NSW1041297 chromosome 6, ASM2092103v1, whole genome shotgun sequence and contains:
- the LOC115748367 gene encoding endoribonuclease Dicer homolog 2 isoform X2, whose translation is MQAEAIKMHTDLKVEMYWGDMGVDFWDAAMWQKQLDRYEVLVMTPAILLNCLRHSFFKLDLIKVLIMDECHHARGEHPYACIMKEFYHPQLRDNMQVPRIFGMTASPIKSKGGNSEVQYWQKIKELETLMNSKVYTCASESVLARYIPFSTPKFKIYEDREIPSALRLHLLDQLKGFVEKCEVKLKRSDIEKSSAQSTGKKIQKIFSTFVFCLGDLGLWLALKAAQSISCREVNDLSWGNLDLFGETIVKDFSQDVLNAFSACIPSDPNWSAGDNVQADVDAGLITCKVVCLIESLLEYRDIHDIRCIIFVERVITAIVLQSLLSEVLPKYCNWKTKYIAGNNSGLLSQTRKRQNEIVEDFRNGKVNVIVATSILEEGLDVQSCNSVIRFDPCTTVSSFIQSRGRARMQNSDYLLMVKSGDSSTQSRLEKYLSSGETMRKESLLHASLPCEPLNGNLYDEESYQVADTGAIVTLSSSVGLLYFYCSRLPSDSYFKPAPRCVIDEEINKCVLYLPKSCPLQTVCVQGNLKTLKQMACFEACKQLHMIGALTDNLIPAIVVEEASAPVVGNESHNEDQPTYFPPELVNHLSDKSKTLYHCYVIELRQDFEYDATVQDIVLATMSELEADICDMPFALEVSRGLLSVKVRYVGEIHLDEQQVLLCKKFQITLLSVLLYHSETKLMETLDGLNLVRAPDVDYLLLPHASVYPTQGIIDWRSVLSVLFSMDDHICADYSKCCTHRVRIQNGLVSRCLLERSLVFTPHNGQIFCVTGFFYDKNANSLLTKRDGTVTTYKKHYKERHGIKLCVEDEFLLKGRYIFHVPSSHQRQRKQREPSNASVELPPELCYLILSPVSVNTLYSFSFAPSVMHQLESLLVAANLKRVLSDSCPEIALIPTMKVLEALTTKRCQERYHLESLETLGDSFLKYAVCQQLFKTYQSHHEGLLSAKKDKLISNETLCKLGCDCKLPGFIRNEPFDPNKWVIPGDKSRGLTLCVELLPKARKMYTLERRNIKRKKVADVVEALIGAYVSAGGEIAGMLFMRWLGIEVDFGIKPYKRNFHVNPEKLINIRHIESLLRYSFRDPSLLVEALTHGSYMLPEIPTCYQRLEFLGDSVLDYLVTIYQYRKYPGLSPGMLTDLRSASVNNDCYAQSAIKFGLHQHILHASHALHKHIFNTVNNFDKLSAESTFGWESGTSFPKVLGDIIESLAGAILVDSDYDKERVFHSIMPLLEPLVTPLTVRPHPVRELSELCQKKNFILKKPVVSRDNGASSVTIEVNAEGTVYQHTVSAADRKTAKRLASKEVLRSLKENISGL